From Cheilinus undulatus linkage group 15, ASM1832078v1, whole genome shotgun sequence:
TGTTCAGAGAGGATTAATAGCAGTAGAGGAAACTCGCCCGTGCAGTTctgtaattgaaaaaaaaaaaagttttaatgaaCTCAAGTGAATgatttgcaggaaaaaaaacattctttcaCTTGAACTGTGGTGTCAGGAAAAGCTGTGAATAGCaggcaggattttttttttattttttggcaaagAAAGCGTTAGATGGATTTGCTATGTGccgttttgtttgtttggaaaGGAGAATTTTTCTCAGCAGCAATGTGGAAAATATGTATTTAACAGTTTGTTTAAAAGGTGTCTGAATGTAGGGGGAAAAAACAGgtgctgtaaaaaaataatattccACTTTACTTTCACTTTGCAGCCACCTACAGACCCAACACAAGAGCTGACCTAGAAGACTGTGGGTGGCTCATACTTCATTGAATGTACATCAGTCTAAAGCAGCAGCCTCTGAGACTTACCTTTGTTATTCTCAAGGGTGTCATTCATACATTTCCTTCTTTTTGTACGAATCTCGAGCAAATCTGGTTTTGATTTGCATGAAAGGCGTCTTTTAATTGTCCCCTCTGCTAATGTCATCTTTCATATTCTATCTTCTGTATGAACCTCCAGCGCAGTATGGCAACCAGATTTGCCTGCCTGGGCTTTTTGCCTCCAGCTCTTTTTCTTAATCATTAGCTTGGAAGGTTGACAACCATGTGAGGCATAGCATGGATCCTTTTGACTAAAAACCTTGTAAATTAACACAATTAGTGCAGCATCATCCTGCTAATTAGCTCCTGGTGTCTAGTGTGGCGGGTGGGCAAATAGCTGGGAGGGAGTCAGGAGGGAATCTGCAGACAAACACAACGGTTGTAATCTTCCTCTGGACAGTGGCTTAAATCCTTAGATATGGACTTAACCCACTGGAGTAGAAAGTATAGCGCCTTACAAGCAAGGGCATGGACCATTGTAACAGGAAAGTTTGAAAGCTTAGTGTAGATTAAACATGGCTAAAGTATTTCTGATtgttttgagctgtaaaccctGATAGTGTGAAttatttgggggaattttatCCCCTGATAATCCCAAGCAGAGTTAAGATGACAGCATGgttaaaaacctttatttttgggcgGTTTTACATGATTATTTATGTCATTCAAACCCTTAAGGCCATGCAGAGAAGCTGAGACAggctgcagagaggagaaaaaaaacccaagtgAAGcatgcccccccacccccacccccccactcTGTGGACTGGGAAGCAGTAAGCAGACTGAATGTGGATGTAATTCATGCTGGGCAGAGGGGGTTTGTGTGATGAAAGCAACAGAGCGCTGCCAAGGAAGATTGCTTTGCTGCTCTCCTCCAAGCAGATTTGAAACTGTCTCCGAATGCCTCAGATGAGAGTTGGATTATAGACTGACCCACGATGTCTGTGTCATTCTGCTCTGTGTTGGGTGGATTATACGGCACTAACCAGGTGTTTGGTCCATCATGCCCACACCAGACATGCTGCATGTCTAGCTAGCATTGTCTGGTGTCCTATAGGGCAGCTTAAACTagcattatttaaaatattactttcctttcctttgttttttttttagatttccaCATTTCTCCTGCCTTACTTGCTGATTACTGTGGAGTACTGTTTCTCTGTTAGTCATGATTCACTGCCTTCTTTGACATGTCTCTTTCTTATGCGGGATATCTAGGTCTAAAGATGCAGTGGACCCCAGAGCACACACAATGGGCAGAACAACACTTTGACATCTCATCCACCACCCGCTCCCCCGCACACAAAGTAGAGGCCTACCGGGGGCACTTGCAGCGAACCTACCAGTATGCCTGGGCCAATGATGACATCTCTGCTCTGACTGCCTCCAATCTGCTGAAGAAGTATGCAGAGAAGTACTCTGGGATCCTAGAGGGGCCAAATGAAAGAGCCTTGCTGTGTTCCTACTCCGATGGCACCACCGGACTCATGAATGGACGAAAGTCAGAGAATGAGTCCTGGCAGGAGGGGATTTACCCAATGAACTGTGCTCCAGATGTTATATCTGTGAGCAAAGCTGGAATGACAGCTGCCCTACCCCCTACAGATGTGTCTGCTAGCATAGGCAGCTCCCCAGGGGTGGCCAGCAGCTTGTCTGAGCCGAGTTATTCCAGCAGTAACTGTGGGAGCCACACAGCCACTACTCTTCACTCGGGCCTCCCCTCTCAGGAATATACTGCCAGCTACAACGGCTCCTACCTGCATTCTAGCTACAGCGGCCAGAGTACCCCAGCCCTCCCCTCCCCACACCCCTCTCCTTTGCACAGCGCCGGGCTCTTACAACCACCTCCCCCGCCTCCTCCCCCTACCTTAGTGCCGAGCTACAACGCTGGGTCTCCAAACCTTCCCAACTACAATTATCCTCCAACAGGGTATCCTTCTCAGACTGCTGTTGGCCCCGGTTATAGCCCTGGGGGAGCTCCCCCTCCTTCGGCTTATCTGCCGTCCGGTATTGCAGCTCCCACCCCAATCCCCCCTTCCACACTGCCTGGCTATACCTACCAGTCCCATAATCATACACCAATTGCACCAACACCTTTGAATGGCAGTACATCCAACTCATTAAAACGAAAGGCTTTCTACATGAGTGGACATGGAGATATGGACTCGAGCTATGGTAATTTCAACTACAACCAACAGCGCTCTTCACAGAGCCCAATGTACAGAATAGCAGACGGCAACGTCTCAGACTCAAACAGAGGCAATGGCTATGACAGAAATCAAGAGACTTCATCTCTGCCGTTTAAGCCAACCAAACAGTCAATGTCCTCTGATCAACAACGAAAATTTATGATACACTCTGGCAGAGCGCTAACCCCCCCATCCTACGGATCGACCAAAAGCTCCGTGGGCGATCTCAGAACTGGTGATTCCTACAACAAGTTTGGGTCCCCCATCATGAGCGATCAAACTGAAGAGCACAGACAGCACCTCTCTCACTCCCTAACAGGGCCAGACATTGGTTCGGCTACCTCGTCCATCCATGCTGCGGAGGAACAACTGAAAAACAGTGACTCCAACCTGGTGGAGATGGTGACCACAGAAATCCTTCAGCAGGGTCCTCCAGTGGACTGGAGCGACATTGCTGGTCTGGACATGGCCAAAGCAGCCATCAAAGAGGAGATACTGTGGCCAATTCTAAGGCCTGATATGTTTAGCGGACTTGCCACATTACCTCGGAGCCTCCTTTTGTTTGGACCTCAGGGAACCGGTAGAACGCTTCTTGCCCACTGCATGGCCACCCAACTGGGCGCTGCCTTCTTGCGACTCAGCAGCTCCGCCCTGGTGACCAAGTGGTTAGCGGAAGGGGACAAGATCATACAGGCTTCTTTCCTGGTTGCCCGTTGTCGCCAGCCGGCGGTGGTTTTCATCAGAGAGGTGGACCTGCTCCTGTCAGCCCAGCTCAGCGAGGAGAGTCCAGTGAATCGCCTCAAGGCTGAGCTCCTCATGCAGCTTGACAGTATCCTGACCTCTACTGAGGACCACATCCTCGTGGTGTGCTCCACCAATAAGCCGGAAGAGATCCCAGAGTCCCTACGGAGGTACTTTACCAAGCGACTGCTCATACCCCTGCCTGATGGGACGGCACGACACCAGATAATCAGCCAACTGCTCTCCCAGCACAACTACTGTCTCAGTGACAAAGAGATGTCACTGCTGGTTCAAAGGACAGAGGgattttcaggactggaggtgaCCCAGCTGTGTCAGGAGGCTGTGGTAGGTCCTCTCCATGGTATTCCTGGGACGGACCTGTCAAGTATCCACCCCACCCAGATGAGACCAGTTTCCTACCAAGACTTTGACAATGTGTTTTGCAAATTTCAGCCAAGCATATCACAGAAAGAACTCGACATGTACACTGAGTGgaataaaatgtttggttgtaGTCAATGAAGGGGACCCATCAAactcattttcttaaaaatagcCGACAAGTGTGAGTCTTTTAGGCAACAAGAAAAAACTGTGTTGACATTAGCGTACCATATACAGCAAAGGGATTGTGCATAAAGGCTTTACAGAAGATTACATTCtggaaaaaattggtaaaaattcAAATGCTTTATGTTGCTGTTGCAATGTGCCAACTTGGAACCACTTGGACAAAAGACCCCTGTTtttgtatatacatatatataaatatatatacatactaTTCTGCTGATCTTGAGATTTAGTTGCTATCAAGTGCCTGAGGTGGTGCTGtctaatttctttcttttttgcctcACAATCTTTGTTGGTGACACGTgctattacaaaaaaaaaaagctttaaaatgagacaaaaaacttgctttctcttttccatTAGAACAGTGTTCTACAGCTGTGTCTGTTTTGTGCTCTCTGTGAACAGTTGTGGTTAATTTGAgataaattacatttacttaCATAATTACAGTTTGGCTTCATTACCAAACAGAGGTTTTATGTATGTGTTATTCCTTCAATTAAAATAACATCACCATACTTGGTTGCTTTGCTAGACTTTCCACTTTAGATGAAATAGAAAACAGCTATTTCAGTGTGACTTCAATCTAAATGCATATCCATGTAATTGCTGTTATTACAGTTGTAAATCACAATTGATTAACTTCATGTAAATCTATTTCTTTTCACGTTCTCTATTTGAAAACTCAGGAAAGTGATGCTGATATGTATAGTACCTCATAAGCTTGTGTCAGACACACTACAAGAGCATTGTGTGCATTTGAAATTCCATCAGAAGACGAGAAAAGGCTATATAATACCTCAAAAAGCTTAAGATGAAATGTGAAGGTTCCTGCAATGAATGTATGCGAGTGATTCTGCATTATGtacaagacaaaaacagatctttttttttcagattgtgGTGATGTAAAGCggggaaaattttgaaaaaaggtgCAGACAAACATCTCGGGGTTGAGGGAGACAAGCGCCCCGAGCTATTTCATTccatcctgctgctgctttatCATTAATGAAACATAAGGATTATGTATAGCCTAAGTTCCTTTCTACCTCAGTTTGTTACTTATCTCTGAAAGACAAATTCAAGAAGACAGTGAAATGTCAGCACCTGTTCTGCTTGTTTGATAGGAAACCTTCGGAGAGAACACCAAACAGTGTTTTGTTGTGTGCATAATCTATTAGCTTTACGTAGTGATGATAACTCTCACCACATAATGCACTTAAAGGGGAATACCACTGAATATCAGGTCTGAGACACACTTTGCCTTTGCCTTAGGACTATTTGGACTGGATGAGCTAACACTCAACAGTGGATATTGATTCCAGTGCTCGTTTGGCCCCTGAATCTCTGATGTCAAATAGAAAACATTAATGTGGTAGTATTTCCAACAATCTAGCGTccacattttcatcattttaatacAGAGTTTACTTGAGTTTCTCAGGCTGGAGATGTGCTTGCTGTTTAACCTTGCATTAACAGATGGCGACATCCCAAATCTTTGTAATTATCTCTCTGTAGAACTGTTACAGCAGGCCgctgtgtgggatgtaaactataAGCATGGTGTTACTGGAgtcaggggtgtagctagggattttgggcccccaggaAGAGAATAACACAGGGCCCCCATAGCCATAGGGCCCCTCATTTTATGAATATCCATACCCATgcaaccccttaaagcctgttgtatcatatttgatacatacatttatgatacctctatctcatCAAtaggatcaataaattactgaaaaaaattctgaataaaatctaaaaaatttttataaaaatgccttcaagtggattatcagttacaaaaaacacagaatgtatcaaaaatgacacaaaaaaatatatatgttaaattttatgttaatttgGATTTTGGGGGGTTTCAGTAGAAAGTAAAATTAACCTTtaagttccaaaaaattaaaattttcaggttataatttgtgttttcaggctttaatgggttaaattgTAATATGGCTTACTGCAACTTTCAAATCCTGGAAGGTGCGATATGTCtctattaaaaatgtgtgtagAAAAACtacattcaaatttttttgtagcagcagaaacaaaaatgccccaaaagtTCAGCAAACATTCTAGTGTCAGTTTGTGaaacagtttgcaaaaaatatacagtgcttaacaaatttattagaccatcacCCAAAGtgaggtttctgccacagctgccctaaattaacagcattggctCTTTGCAagtaaaattaattttgaaaatttccGTTAAACTAtatgtgtttataaaaatgtatagcATTTGTTGTCTAGGAAGACAACGGGTGTGACTATTTGCTGCCATTAAAGAACTGGAAATGGTTTCAAAACAATATTCTGACTAAACTTTGACATTTACCAATCCCTGATATTCCATCAAATTTTGCACCTCAGATTATAACCATTGTTAAAATAATTCagaatttcagcttttttaacaaaaaaggtatatttttatgtaaatgaggtcCATTataccaaaaacaacaaaaataagtgtaaaataCATGTCTATGTGTTGGAAATAAGTTTACTAAAAAGATGAAATGAGAAAATTTGGTAACCATTTTATAACACGCTTTATAAGCAGTCAATTTGACCTGGTAGGACAAAAGGTGTGTAGTAAATAGGAGGACAATACGAGGGTTAAATTTGCATGAGAATCAAAACaatcacaatcatgttttttcaAACCCCTTCAGCCCTTTTACAGGGTCACTGGTTGAACGGACACACCTGTCTTACAGGTACAAAGCCGTCAAACGCTCGTGTTTAGTAAGTAGCAGTAAGCATGTCTCCATCCTTGGGCTATAAATGCAACATTCATGAATTGAGTGGCATTCCTTTTTAAGAACATGTCggtaaaaatgttattttcatcCTCATGTTGTCATTTTCACATGataattttttgtgtttacagtGCATATTAATCACTACTCGCTGCCATTAATCAGTACATTCCCCATTTTTGGCAATGAAAAATCTGGACTGGCTGTAGAATTGGCCCGTAAAAGTGTTATTGAATGTATCGCATCCTCTGAGCAGTAAGGAAAGCAAAGCACTCGCACAATGAAAAATGCCACTGAAGTAGAAAGCACTGTAGGTGTAGGTGTGTAATACTGCAGAGGCACTACAAGGaccttgtgtttgtttttcaaaaggaGTTTTTTCATGCTTGTTGCCTATTGTACATGTTCTCCCAGTCCTGTCAGTTTTTTTATGCCTCCTTCTTTGGTATTATTAACTCTTTAATATCTGAGAGTATCAACAGAAAGGCAGAAGCGGGATCTTTTCATTGGTTAGAAcattaatttaaactttttcagCATCATGTAATACACGGCTGCATGTTATCTTTACAAAATGTGTCATGTTGAAGTCTTTGTGTTAATTTGTCCTGCTTTAAAGTGTTTGTATTCTGGGTCTGATATGCTCCAAGGTTTAAATCCAAGCTTCAAACATCATAGTTAAACATGACTCATTTTGATGGggggttatttttaaaaagactatTTTCCCTGCTTTAAATGAAGTGTGGAAAAAGGAGCAGAGAGCTTCAAGAACCGCAGAGCTCCCCTCAAATATTGTGTCATGTATTTTCTTGCACTTTGAGGCAGTAATTGGTTGAAATTTTCCTTGAAGCCAAAGCAGAAGAGCTTTCTTTTCATTGTGCTGAATTTCTCTAAGACATTGCTGATTTCCACGTGCTTAATTCCACTGGGGGAGATTGTTGGTATTTAAAACTGATCACTTTATTTGGAAAATGTTCACtctttctggtgtttttttttgttttagctttaTCCTGTTGGAGTTTATGAACAGTCATTCTCCTCTTCATGGAGATCACGGCTTGTCTGTTCGTctgaaaaatgccaaaaatcgATTCTCATGGGTGCATTTGGTCTCTGATTGCTGATTTAGACAATTCATTTTGCTCACTGAGAGAGTTTTTGACAAGAAGGTGATAAGAAGCCACAAGTGCCGTTAACAAGCGCAGAACAGACAAGTTAAAGAGGTCGACTGTTCGTGAACTTACAGAGAGATGATTGTTAAAAAGGGGAAATGTTCCACTCAGATTAAGTAGTACTTGTAATCACTCCGCAACAACAGGTCTTCTCATTTTTTAATGCCTCCCTGTCAGTGCAgtaaagcacacacacacacacaagtgtTTTCCTTTAATTCAGCTTCATCAtgtaaggcaggggtgtcaaactcaatcacagcaggggccggattctgaattacggtctaacctgagggcctaccagggtccacatttaaccattaactgtcaacctcagtttttgccagtaataaattatgaggaaaaaaaatcagcgtTGTTGATAAATGTTGTTGAgatttcaaagtcaaaattatgagttaaaggGCTCGAAAtctgggataaaaagtcaaatgtattagttaaaaaggtcaaaacacaaaatttaatgttaaaataatgcttttaaaaaccaaagacataaaaaagaaagtcacaatcatgtttaaaaggcaaaaatatgactaagaatttaaaatggtgcacctaaaaggtcaaaatatgagataaagtttgaaataacaaattgaaaaggtcaaaatattagacaaaaagtcaaaattataaaatgaaagggtcaaaatataagataaaagtccATATATAAATtggaaaagtcaaaaaatgagataaaaagtcaaagtaataaattaaaaaaggtcaaaatatgagataaaagtcaaaataataaaaaccctagtcaaaatatgagataaaaaaagaaaaaaataataaacatccaagtcaaaatgagataaaaattccaaataataaattgaaaaggtaaaaaaaatagataaaaaaatcaaaataatacattgataaggtcaaaatatgacgtaaagtcaaaataataaaaatcctagtcaaaatatgagattaaaaaagtcaaaataataaattgagaaagccaaaattataagacaaaatcaaaactttaagttgaaaaagtcaaaatatgagatagaaagtcacaaaaagaaatgtaaaaattcaaaatatgatataaaagtccaaataatgaTTGAAGTTATaattttgcaatgcaaaattgaaaataagaaa
This genomic window contains:
- the fign gene encoding fidgetin, yielding MITSTSIYGLKMQWTPEHTQWAEQHFDISSTTRSPAHKVEAYRGHLQRTYQYAWANDDISALTASNLLKKYAEKYSGILEGPNERALLCSYSDGTTGLMNGRKSENESWQEGIYPMNCAPDVISVSKAGMTAALPPTDVSASIGSSPGVASSLSEPSYSSSNCGSHTATTLHSGLPSQEYTASYNGSYLHSSYSGQSTPALPSPHPSPLHSAGLLQPPPPPPPPTLVPSYNAGSPNLPNYNYPPTGYPSQTAVGPGYSPGGAPPPSAYLPSGIAAPTPIPPSTLPGYTYQSHNHTPIAPTPLNGSTSNSLKRKAFYMSGHGDMDSSYGNFNYNQQRSSQSPMYRIADGNVSDSNRGNGYDRNQETSSLPFKPTKQSMSSDQQRKFMIHSGRALTPPSYGSTKSSVGDLRTGDSYNKFGSPIMSDQTEEHRQHLSHSLTGPDIGSATSSIHAAEEQLKNSDSNLVEMVTTEILQQGPPVDWSDIAGLDMAKAAIKEEILWPILRPDMFSGLATLPRSLLLFGPQGTGRTLLAHCMATQLGAAFLRLSSSALVTKWLAEGDKIIQASFLVARCRQPAVVFIREVDLLLSAQLSEESPVNRLKAELLMQLDSILTSTEDHILVVCSTNKPEEIPESLRRYFTKRLLIPLPDGTARHQIISQLLSQHNYCLSDKEMSLLVQRTEGFSGLEVTQLCQEAVVGPLHGIPGTDLSSIHPTQMRPVSYQDFDNVFCKFQPSISQKELDMYTEWNKMFGCSQ